In the genome of Coraliomargarita algicola, one region contains:
- a CDS encoding AraC family transcriptional regulator, producing MITESAKKIFEIEVEELSSWGKRPHKHSFFEIVYVERGAGIQCINQHEFPYKAGHIFLLPPLDCHSFKVQEPSRFYYIRFTDHYFINEDGLTQHREWFDRIAYILANYNKVPGDIIASEREREFIIHNIKSIYQEYASADAYSDAIISGTVASILNILARSIEKRYVEQANEVENRFGEILRYINNHLADKYKIRVPALAEKFGISPTYFSEYFKKQAGDSLANYITKAKLRLVETKVLHTDQSLKEIAYELNFTDSSHLARTFKKAYGITISQFKAIDGKTYLLSA from the coding sequence ATGATCACTGAATCCGCCAAAAAAATATTTGAGATCGAAGTCGAGGAGCTCTCCAGCTGGGGCAAGCGCCCTCACAAGCACAGCTTCTTTGAGATTGTTTACGTCGAGAGGGGCGCCGGCATTCAATGCATCAACCAGCACGAGTTTCCCTACAAAGCCGGACACATCTTCCTGCTGCCGCCGCTGGACTGCCACTCTTTCAAGGTGCAGGAGCCCTCGCGCTTTTACTACATCCGCTTCACCGATCACTATTTCATCAACGAGGACGGGCTCACCCAGCACCGTGAATGGTTCGACCGCATCGCTTATATTCTCGCGAATTATAACAAGGTGCCGGGCGACATCATTGCCTCCGAACGGGAGCGCGAATTCATCATCCACAACATCAAATCGATCTACCAGGAATATGCGTCGGCCGACGCCTACTCCGACGCCATCATCAGCGGAACGGTCGCCTCCATTCTCAACATCCTCGCCCGCAGTATCGAAAAGCGCTACGTAGAGCAGGCCAATGAGGTGGAAAACCGCTTCGGCGAAATTTTGCGCTACATCAACAATCACCTCGCGGACAAGTATAAGATCCGCGTGCCCGCGCTGGCGGAAAAGTTCGGCATCTCGCCCACTTACTTTTCAGAGTATTTCAAAAAGCAAGCCGGTGACAGCCTGGCCAACTACATTACTAAAGCAAAACTCCGCTTGGTCGAAACCAAGGTGCTGCACACCGACCAGTCACTCAAAGAGATCGCCTACGAATTGAACTTTACGGATAGCAGTCACCTGGCCCGCACCTTCAAGAAAGCCTACGGCATCACCATCAGCCAATTCAAAGCAATCGACGGTAAAACTTATTTGCTGAGCGCGTAA
- a CDS encoding RidA family protein, translating into MNIKRQETEQRMSRIVIHNDTVYLCGQVCKDATQGITEQTETMLEKVDELLLQAGSDRAHMLSATIYVRDMKDFAAMNAVWDAWVPEDHAPARACVEARMARPELLVEISVIAAVKK; encoded by the coding sequence ATGAATATAAAGCGCCAAGAAACGGAGCAACGAATGAGCCGTATCGTCATTCACAATGATACCGTCTACTTATGCGGGCAAGTTTGCAAAGACGCCACACAAGGGATTACGGAGCAAACCGAAACCATGCTGGAAAAGGTGGACGAACTGCTACTGCAAGCTGGATCTGACCGAGCGCACATGCTGTCGGCCACCATCTATGTGCGCGACATGAAAGACTTCGCCGCCATGAATGCAGTCTGGGACGCATGGGTGCCGGAAGACCATGCCCCCGCCCGCGCCTGCGTCGAGGCACGGATGGCTCGCCCGGAACTGCTGGTAGAAATCTCAGTCATCGCAGCGGTCAAGAAATAG